A stretch of Miscanthus floridulus cultivar M001 chromosome 13, ASM1932011v1, whole genome shotgun sequence DNA encodes these proteins:
- the LOC136501382 gene encoding peptidyl-prolyl cis-trans isomerase CYP18-2-like yields MWGSTDGGTPEVTLETSMGAVTVEMYYKHAPKTCRNFVELARRGYYDNVIFHRIIKDFIVQGGDPTGTGRGGESIYGAKFEDEIKSELKHTGAGILSMANAGPNTNGSQFFITLAPCQSLDGKHTIFGRVCRGMEIVKRLGSVQTDKNDRPIHEVKILRAIVKD; encoded by the exons ATGTGGGGTAGCACCGACGGCGGAACGCCGGAGGTCACTCTCGAGACCTCCATGGGCGCAGTCACTGTTGAG ATGTACTACAAGCACGCGCCCAAGACTTGCCGGAACTTCGTCGAGCTCGCGCGCCGCGGCTACTACGACAACGTCATCTTCCACCGCATCATCAAG GATTTCATTGTGCAAGGTGGGGATCCTACTGGAACCGGCAGAGGTGGCGAGTCCATATATGG AGCAAAGTTTGAGGATGAGATAAAGTCAGAGTTGAAGCACACTGGGGCTGGAATTCTGTCCATGGCGAACGCTGGTCCAAATACGAATGGAAGCCAGTTCTTCATTACTCTTGCGCCTTGTCAGTCACTTGATG GGAAACATACAATTTTTGGGAGGGTATGCAGAGGAATGGAAATAGTTAAGCGCCTTGGTAGTGTGCAGACTGACAAAAATGACAG GCCTATCCATGAAGTGAAAATCTTGCGAGCCATCGTCAAAGATTGA